From one Populus alba chromosome 17, ASM523922v2, whole genome shotgun sequence genomic stretch:
- the LOC118048740 gene encoding 7-deoxyloganetin glucosyltransferase-like — protein sequence MGSLPKSTKAHAVCVPYPAQGHIAPMLKVAKLLHHKGFHITFVNSEYNHRRLLKSGGRNSLDVLPDFQFATIPDGLGDQLDANVTQDISFLCDSTSKACLDPFRQLLAKLNSSNVVPPVTCIVADSGMSFALDVKEELQIPVVTFWTSSACGTLGYAHYKHLVERGYTPLKEESDLTNGYLETKIDWIPGMKDIRLKDLPTFIRTTDRNDVMLNFVIRVIDRASKASAALLNTFDDLDHDVLVALSSMFPPIYSVGPLNLLLDQTQNDYLASIGSSLWKEETECLQWLDFKDPNSVVYVNFGSITVMNPQQLEEFSWGLANSKKIFLWIIRPDLVRGESAVLPPEFLEETRERGLMASWCAQEKVLKHSSIGGFLSHMGWNSTIESLSNGVPMLCWPFFSEQQTNCKFACVDWGVGMEIESDANRDEVEKLVIELIDGKKGKEMKRKAMEWKSKAEATTGVNGSSSMNFDKLVDDVLRFQKP from the exons ATGGGATCTCTTCCAAAGAGCACCAAGGCTCATGCCGTGTGCGTCCCATATCCAGCTCAAGGTCACATAGCTCCTATGCTCAAAGTAGCAAAACTACTCCATCACAAAGGCTTTCACATCACCTTTGTGAACTCTGAATACAATCACAGACGTTTGCTCAAGTCCGGAGGCCGTAACTCCCTTGATGTCTTGCCTGATTTCCAGTTTGCAACCATTCCAGATGGTCTAGGTGATCAGCTTGATGCTAATGTTACCCAAGACATTTCATTTCTCTGTGACTCTACCTCAAAGGCTTGCTTAGACCCATTTCGCCAACTTCTTGCCAAACTCAATTCATCAAATGTTGTCCCGCCTGTAACTTGCATAGTAGCAGATAGTGGCATGTCCTTCGCTCTCGATGTGAAGGAGGAACTTCAAATCCCTGTCGTCACTTTCTGGACTTCAAGTGCATGTGGCACATTGGGCTATGCACATTACAAACATCTTGTTGAAAGAGGTTACACACCACTCAAAG AAGAAAGCGATTTGACAAATGGATATTTGGAGACAAAAATAGACTGGATTCCTGGAATGAAAGATATTCGTCTGAAGGACCTTCCGACCTTCATTCGCACAACAGATCGAAACGACGTTATGCTAAACTTTGTGATAAGAGTAATTGATAGAGCTTCCAAAGCTTCAGCAGCTCTTTTGAATACTTTTGATGACTTAGATCATGATGTTCTGGTTGCTCTCTCATCTATGTTTCCTCCGATTTATTCTGTTGGTCCTCTTAATTTGcttcttgatcaaacacagaatGATTATCTAGCATCAATTGGATCCAGTCTGTGGAAAGAAGAGACTGAATGCCTGCAATGGCTGGACTTCAAGGATCCCAATTCCGTTGTCTACGTGAATTTTGGAAGCATCACTGTCATGAATCCACAGCAACTTGAGGAGTTTTCTTGGGGACTAGCTAACAGcaagaagatttttttatggataatcAGGCCTGATCTTGTCAGGGGCGAATCAGCGGTTTTGCCTCCAGAGTTTCTTGAAGAGACTAGAGAGAGAGGCCTGATGGCGAGCTGGTGTGCGCAGGAAAAAGTCCTGAAGCATTCATCGATAGGAGGGTTTTTAAGTCACATGGGGTGGAATTCCACCATTGAAAGCCTGTCCAACGGTGTGCCAATGCTATGCTGGCCTTTTTTCTCCGAACAACAGACTAACTGTAAGTTTGCTTGCGTTGATTGGGGTGTTGGCATGGAAATTGAAAGTGATGCAAATAGAGATGAAGTGGAGAAGCTTGTGATAGAGTTAATTGATGGGAAGAAAGgtaaggaaatgaaaaggaaggcAATGGAATGGAAGTCAAAGGCTGAAGCGACAACGGGTGTTAATGGTTCATCATCCATGAATTTTGACAAACTTGTCGACGACGTGCTCCGGTTCCAGAAACCTTGA